Genomic DNA from Bacteroidota bacterium:
TTGCCACCCCACATAGGGGTGATGCGTTTGAAGCGTGTAGGTTCTTGATAGATCAGCTAAAAATACAAGTGCCCATCTGGAAGAAAGAACACTATTCGGATGGAAAAAAAGAATGGGTAATGGGCAAGGGAAAGCCTGAGGTGAAATAACTGCGCTGGAATCGTTTCCAGCGCTTTTTTTATTTATAAAGCAAATTGTGTGCATGACAAACTGGCTCATCAAGAAGTCGCCGGTATACTATGGCTGGGTCATCGCCTTTGTCGCAACCCTGGGGATGATCATGACCTCGCCAGGCCAGACCTATATTGTCTCGATTTTTATCGAGTACTTTATCGCTGAGTTAGAGATTAGCCGAAGTGTGATCAGTTCGATGTACACCGGTGCTACACTGGGAGGCAGCTTTGCGCTACCGTTTGTGGGGAGGCTAATTGATCGCCACGGTGCGCGACGCGTGGTGCTTGTCGTCAGCGTTTTGTTTGGTAGCGCATGTCTCTACCTCGGCTGGGTACAAAACGCAGTGATGTTGGGGATGGGTTTTCTTGCCATCCGGCTCCTGGGGCAGGGGAGCCTTGGGCTGGTTAGCATGAATGTGATTAACCAGTGGTGGATCAGCCGGCGCGGTATGCTGATGGGTATTTCAGGGGTCTGTGTCTCGCTGCTGGGTCTTGGTCTCTTTCCAGTTGCTGTGAATTACATCATACAAGACATCGGCTGGCGGAGCACCTACATCCTTTTAGGCTTGATACTGATTTTAGGGATGGCGCCGCTAGGCTATTTCTTTTTTAGAGATCGGCCAGAACAAGTTGGATTGCTGCCCGATGGCCGGAAGACGCTGCCTGTGGCAGAAGAAGGTGAGCCGGAAGTTGTTCTGGAAGACAACTGGACGCCGGCTGAAGCTTTTCGCACACCTGCCTTCTGGGTCGTTGCTGGTAGTGCAGGGACCATTTCGATGTTGAGCACCGGGCTTGTTTTTCATCTGGTAAGCATCTTCGGCGACCAGGGCCTCGATGCCAACACAGCAGCTTCAGTATTTGTACCACTTTCAATCACGATGGCTATCGTCAATTTCGCCGGTGGCATACTGGCAGATCGTGTCCCGGTCAGATTGTTGTTGATCACAGCGCTGCTCGCCATGGCTTCCTCACTTTTTCTGGCCATTCAATTAGGCAGTATTGCGATGGTCATTGCATTTGGCGTTGTGCTTGGGGCAACCAGTGGATTTTATCGGGTGATTATGAGTGTGCTTTGGGCCAACTATTTTGGGCGGCTGCACCTTGGTAGTATCATGGGGACCGCACAAACAATCGCCATTGCTGGCTCAGCCCTTGGGCCTATGCCAATTGGTATCGCCCGGGACCTGCTTGGTAATTACGAAGCAGTACTGCTCTGGAGCATGCTTGTGCCGGCGTTCTTCATTGTAGCAAACTTGCTTACAGGTCGCCCTCAGCGGAAAGTG
This window encodes:
- a CDS encoding MFS transporter; protein product: MTNWLIKKSPVYYGWVIAFVATLGMIMTSPGQTYIVSIFIEYFIAELEISRSVISSMYTGATLGGSFALPFVGRLIDRHGARRVVLVVSVLFGSACLYLGWVQNAVMLGMGFLAIRLLGQGSLGLVSMNVINQWWISRRGMLMGISGVCVSLLGLGLFPVAVNYIIQDIGWRSTYILLGLILILGMAPLGYFFFRDRPEQVGLLPDGRKTLPVAEEGEPEVVLEDNWTPAEAFRTPAFWVVAGSAGTISMLSTGLVFHLVSIFGDQGLDANTAASVFVPLSITMAIVNFAGGILADRVPVRLLLITALLAMASSLFLAIQLGSIAMVIAFGVVLGATSGFYRVIMSVLWANYFGRLHLGSIMGTAQTIAIAGSALGPMPIGIARDLLGNYEAVLLWSMLVPAFFIVANLLTGRPQRKV